The DNA region AGATCATAGAATCAGGATAAccctatataattatttatttgaatgaaattaaataaataaaaaagcaaaaaataaattgttggaCCCAACAAACAAAGGGCAGACATTTAAGCCTTGGTGGTTTTGGGCACCTagcctaaaaaaataagtttcacCTCGTGTGCTAGGCctctcattttttataaatattaaaagagaaagactttaatattaacaataaaaatattaaaagacaaCACATCTTTTGCTGCCCTTTATCTGGCGATAGAAGAGCGAGGCAGGGGTATTTTatgcttaaaatttaattttcagccaatttttttttaatttaaaacattttaaaaacctaaataaaTCCATCCATGACTTCAAACAATATAACATCTTAATTTTTAACACATGTTGTGTCTGAATAATATGCTTATATGCAACATtaaggttatttatttttatttttttgtaaattttaccaaaatttcaGTAGAATTTCTTCAATACTTGGAGAGTATCAAATTATCAATATCTTCAATCACAACccaaacaacacaacaaaaatgatCCAATCCTCCTAAACCTTATCCCACATCAACACAACTCAAGATTGACATGTAATAAGTTTTCTTTAGTGTAGGTTCCTTTAGCAGGCATGTTTTGAAGTTGCTATACTAGATCTTCcaaaaaattttattgagtTTATTAGTGTAATTGTTGTTGCTCCTTCTATTGTTTCATGCTTGTAATTGCTCCAATAAATCATaacatccttgttttttttgtcatacatttactgctctgataccaattatAACAAATATGATAATTCAggtcaataaaaaatagcaattttatcaaataaaaagaaattaacttaCAAAGACCTAattgaaaaaatgataaaagataaTTTCTAGGCATATTCGACATTGCCCATGCCTCCATAAAAGCATATTCGAGGTTGTCTAATCCTCTCTTGACTTAATAAAAAGTTCCCATAAGTTTTTCCATAGTTTTTTTCATGGATAGAATTCTACTTAGCTAATACttaaatataagagaaattcaaacaaactcaaatttaatttttttttttaaatcataatttaataactttaaatttataggagtaaatcattttgatgcgtcaAGGCTATGATTGTTATAATTCCATCCCAATTTAAAAACCTTACTCTCGAGACTAGACTAGGTAGGTTCCTTTAGCAACATGTTTTGAAGTTGTTGCATTAGTTCTTCTAGAATTCTTTGCTAAGTTCTATTGGTGTTGTTTCTCCTGTTGATGTTTCATCTATAATTGCTTTAAAAAGTTGTGAGATTCTTGTTCCTTCTATCATGGATTTATTGCTCTAATATCAATTATAACAAATATGATAATCCGGgttgataataatagtaattttattgaatgaaagaaataataataaaaaaaaagataaatttttggTACATTAAAGGTTGCTCGGGCCTTCATAAAAGCATATCCGAAGTTCTCTGATCCTCTCATGACTTAgagaatgtttgtttttttgctttaaatgtgttttttttttaaattgtttcaagttaatttttttttgtgttttcatattgttttgatatgctgatatcaaaaattaatttttaaaaataaaaaaaaattatttcaatgcatttttaagcaaaaaacactttgaaaatcaaccactaccacaataccaaacagactCTTAATAACAAGTCCCAATAAGTTTTTCCATGGCCAgaattttaattagttaataATAAAGTAGAAGAGAAgttcaaacaaatttaaattttaaagatattaatataataactttaaatttaaacttaaatttaaataaaaataaatcgtgTCATCTTTAAAATaagagtaaatattttttatctttgaaataagagtaaatatttttttttatggtattatcACATCCTTACAAGTATCGTGAGAAGTCGATGGTCAAGAGCTATCCTTCTGCATAAAAGGTAAGGTAATAGAAGTTGCAATTTGAACCCATGTttgtatattaatttaaatttaaattttattttcaatgattttaaaaactaatctcATATTCATTTTAATCATCATAGATTAATGAGGTAATTTGGATAAACAACTCGAAATGAATTTTTTGcacgaaaaaaaaattcatgttaacctttttcatatcaaaattaaatttgtactcgtattaaaagttttaaatacaTTATTCACCTTTAAATATcgcaaaaaaataatggtttcaATTGATGGGGATCATCAGAAACTTAATCAAAATAGAAACTAGAAAAACATGAGATAAAAGGTCTAGGAGTTCTGTGATTTTTGTGAATCTTGAGTTTTGCCATCTTTCTTGGTCATTTTTATGTAGTGTTTTGCGTCTACTGTTGTTGTTTCTGTCCCTGATTCAAGTCTTTTCTAGTGCTATATTTGTTGTTCATCGCCCTTCATTGTGGTTTCATGGCTCTTGCAATTTTTGCCGCTAtttcttatgttgttttttattgtttttataagaatatGGTTTGGTTGATGGCTTTAACTTGATCCCCTCCTACCCTAGTTTTGGGGCATGAGAgttcttatatttattaattaatgttttaggAATTCCCAGTACTGTTTTCTCATTGTAAGTGCGAATTTTAATAAGGTAAATTAcaaaaagctatatatatatattagcagtTTGCACATGGAAGAGCCTCTcagatttcttttatatatatatatatatatatatataaaagaaatctgAGAGGCTCTTCCATGTGCAAACTGCTAATTACGATCCATGAAAGCTTCCCGCTTTCCCAAGAACAACAACTTGCAGATGACATGCGAAAATATATatcaactcttttttattattattattaatataattattcaactagtttatatttatttcgattaattttataaattttaaaattaataattatataaatctctaataatattaatatttataaaatttgaattaataacttttaaaaaataaatttaaaatttaattagttaaattacaGCATATCATAGTTAACtctttttatttggtttctCGAGCTGTTTCATGTGGCTTTCCTTGGcgccaaaatatttttcaaggtactaatttttaatttattttattttctccattTCAGCAGCTCGTACAAGTAAATATAGAAATTTTCTATGATTTAACGTTGAAATTATTCAATATGCGTGTGTTTTTGGGTGTGATGGTCCATCAGATTGGATGATACCCTCTCCATGCTTGAATAACTGGGGTCATTTTTATCCACCTTCACCTCTTATCTTCATGAAAGCAAAAATCCTCTATCCCTAAAAACGTGAtgtatacttgttttttttttaaaaaaaaaattatttaaaattattttttatattttttaattattttgatactgatattaaaaatattttttttttaaaaatattttaatatatttttattttaaaaaacaattactaccaaatttttaaatattctatcACAACACTGGATGCAAGTATGGACAATTATCATCCTTGTGTTCCGTGCTCagctagttaattttttaatcatattaaaaatattttaaaaataaatattttaatatatttttacttaaataaataaCCGCGCTGTGATTCTTCCAAATAGTATGTCACAGCTCTCCATGCAAGTGGGGACAATTGTCAATCCCTGTATTCTGTGCTCAgttaattaaattgtataatCAAAGTAATTAATAGTTCCCGGCAAAATGCTATTGTTTACGGATTACTCCATAATTACACATTGGTCATCAAAATGCTCTGACCATGGTAACAGTGATGTAGATATCACCAAATCCATAGCTATCACCAACCAACCAATTATTGCTTTGGATTCAAGCTGCCTGAAGCTGCATTTGTCACTGAAAGTACCTAACCATTTCTATTGGTTCCTAACTCCTACTCATAAACAAATAGATAAGTTGTGAGTAATCTGCAAGTTGCTCCCTGATTTTAACTCAAAACTATCAAGAACACCTTCTGTCATCTTTGTGATCCTGCAAAAAACAGGTTCTAGCAGGTGCAACATTACCTAAGGCTGGTAGAGGCATAAAAGGCTATAGAACTTTCCTTTAGGAACAAGGATGGATGAAAACAAGATACACATGGTATTTCTCAACAAGCTAGCCACgtcttaatttttaaacaacgatcctctctctctctctctcagagttgaaaaatgaaattgaaactatatatttaaattaaacaggggaaaagaaaagaaaataaattagatgatGTTTCACCATCTACTCACCTATACCTACAACGTCTCAACAGAAAGAATGCCCgttgcttaaaaaaataaaaagcctcTACTTCCCTCATATAAAACTATAGATGAAACAAGATGGCAAGAGGGTAAGGCAACCTGTGAACCATGCTGTACCGACGGGACCTGGCATTCCGATCTGAATGGCCTTCAGAAGACGTCCAGGCGGTATTCTTCAAATGTGTCAGATGGCAGGTAGAGGATACAATGGATCCAATCAACTGTCCTTACCATTACTACTGCGACAGCACTTACCCTGGGAATCATCCGCCCTATGTGGATGTTCTAGCTTTTCTCTTTACAGCGGCTTTGTACCTGGTAACACTAGCCATTATGGTAGTAGATATATCAAGACGTGGTCGAACATATCTCAGAAAATCAAAGAGATACCTGCAACCATCTGGTCCAGTCTCCCTCCCTCTAATCCTCTTCGTACTTGCCAAGGGTTACCGGATCAACACCGTATTCCCTCTGTCCTGCTTTGGACCAGCGATCCTTCAGCTGCTTCAGGTATCTGCCCTCACATTCGATAGCAGCATTGACAAAGATGTCAGGTATGCATTCCTCCAGGCATCAACCATTTCTGGAATTCTACATGCAAGCCTGTACTTGGATTCCATTATCTTACCCTACTATACAGGTTTTGATGCTCTAGTTTCATCTACCTTTTCTGGGGAGTGCCCAACTTGTGTTTGCCGAAAAGAGGTTTTGGTTGTGGGTGGAAGGTTGATCACGTACAGGGGGTGGTCATTAACTACATTTTTGGTTATAGGAGTTCTGTGTTCAAGAATTTTATGCAGGGTGACTGGAGAGAATAAGAGCAGGATCATGTCAATCAAGACCTTGCTGGAAAGTTTAGGTTTAATCTTGATCACCGTGGACTGCATTTATCTAATAAGGAGAAGTCCAGAACAGTCTCTGATGCGAATTGCTGCTTTTGGAGGTGTGCTCGTGTTGATTTGCCTTCAAATGATAAAGAAGATGTCTGCTCAGATGATCCAATGGCATTCTGCACATGTAAAGTTAGACAGGTAGGATTTGCACCTGACAGCTAGGACTAGACAGTCCTAGGTTTGCAAGGCCAGAGGGCATCTTGAGTGATCTCTCTTGTACAGGGAATAGAAACCAAATGTACAGAATACCAATAACTATTTGTTTTCCCgttctcttttccttcatttttcacCCAGCGGGCCAAACATTTATGGTGGCCGAATGATGGAAGTCTGAATTTTATGATTGTACGAGTtctcaataacttttttttttttttttctcttttgaccCAGAATAATATAACAGATTGTACCtacttcttaaataaaaatgcaatcaaTTACACCGAAAAGAGAAAGATACCATACAATCAGACAGGTAACcaagaaatttagaaaaaaattaatcatgggTCAAACAAATAatccaataataaatatattcatataatCTTCAAGTATTCCACCAGAGTTGAATAAACAATTGGGCAAAACTGATCACAATTCTCCATCGGTTGTTCATGTACCAACCCGAAATGCACCAAAATTTGCTTCTGCCCCAAGACAAATAAACAATCTGATGCAACTCACAAGAAAAACCTTCTTCGGCTGGTGTCCATTTCCGGCTGAAATTCAAACGGGAAGAAATATTTACAGTTTTGAATCCAACAGAATTTGGAAAATACAAGGCCTCAACAACCATTCATTAGTTACCTTGTGAACCCATTCGTATTCACCACCTTTGGTATCAAAGGTTTCATGTTGGAGACTTCTCAACTTCAGTGTGAATCGAGGACCACACTCCTGCATGTTTAGAGGAAAATTATTGGTTATTGGCACTGACTAATGAGATCATTGGGATTTCAGACCAAGTGATGTTTTGGTAAAATTGGGACCAATAACTTAAGGGTATACAAATGAAGAAGTTGAAATAAACAAGGTCCAACAATTTCAGATGTGTTTGAAGGCTCGCACCAAAATTTTAAGATCCTGGTAGAAAGGATATTGACTACATAACAACAaatgctaacaaaaaaatatccaatAGGGAACCGTAACCTGAAGGCGTGCAATCACTTTCTGTTGAGTGTTCTTCTCGCCCTTGCcatcttttctgtttttaacttttgaatcaCTCTGTTTACTCTCTTTGGTTTCAAAGATGTACCTGTCCACAAAACAGTTGGAAAATTTATCAGAAAGGCatttgtgaaaaagaaaaagattaccAAAAGGTTTAGCCTTGGCAGAAATTGACAGAAATCAATCAACGCCTACCTGTGATGCCGGAAGAATATGTAATCGCGTTGATTATGAAAGGTAACAACTCTCCGACCTCGGAAATTTGGTTCTTGTGGGAAAAGTGACTGTATTAGTCTGGAGGATACATGAGAACAAAAGAAAGTGGTGTTAAAGAAGAAAACCAGTGTGTAAAACGTcacaaaagaaaatgagatgCAGAAGAACTGTGAGAACAGACAAACCACACtgaaaaaacattgataatTATAGAAAACAAGAGCATTTTTAAAGGGATGAGAACACATATGACTTCAGTGTATTTCAATTCATTCTTCATGTCAACTGTGAGGAGAATTTACAACTTTTCTAATAtgcaacaagaagaaaatttcATACCTCCCAATACGATGACCCAGACAAGTTGTGAAGTTAGTCAAGACCAGCTCGGGCTCATGACTGGTGGGATTTCCGTGATTCTACAGGCAATACAATGCAGTAAAGATAAGACGTTAGCCTCGCAAAAACTACAtctgaaaaaattgaaatcacaTGCATGAccacatgaaaaaacaaatcaggtTATTCTAATATATTGAAACTTAATTAGATAATACTTCTAAAATCACATTTCTTTCTTCATCAATCAATTTATCTTTGGTTAGATAATCTTGATCGAATCAAACAGGCCTTGTCCATTTAAAGGCCTGACAAATtagatttaattgatatttggGGATGCATAATTATTAAGGACTTTCTTTAGTTTCATTAAATCAATTATCTTTAGAATAGACAATACCTAACATTGCATTTAAATTAAAGTTCCATATCAATATACATAACCTTGATCTCCTTGCGTAGAACAAGCCGTGAGAGCTTGAAATGGGCAGTAGGTCCATCAGGCAAGCCAATGATCAAGAGAGCATCTACAAGAAAGTTACAAACTTGTTAAGTTTCTTGTAGACAATCACCGTCTTCCAAAGTTTatccattgaaaagaaaattcaattccaATCTAATAGTTATTAGAATAGGAAAACATGTCAAGAGCACACATATCCTATGCAATTAGGCATATGTTCTTTATTGAAAACTAACAAGTACCACTCACCTGGCTCCCTGCGGTTGGTGTGAACAACTATAAGAGAAGTAAAATCCTGCTTCTTTGCATATTCTACAATCTACAAAAATGTTGTGCACATCTTCGTAAGAGATTTAACACTTGAATAGCTCAGCTTCTTCTATTAGGAAAAGGGAGAGGGAACGAGAACCAATAAAAGAGCACCTTTTTCAAGTCATAAGTTCCTCTTTTGTAATAATGTGCATTTGGGATCACCTCAAGTAGTTCTGATATAAAAGCTGGTCCCCTCTG from Populus alba chromosome 14, ASM523922v2, whole genome shotgun sequence includes:
- the LOC118041163 gene encoding uncharacterized protein produces the protein MLYRRDLAFRSEWPSEDVQAVFFKCVRWQVEDTMDPINCPYHYYCDSTYPGNHPPYVDVLAFLFTAALYLVTLAIMVVDISRRGRTYLRKSKRYLQPSGPVSLPLILFVLAKGYRINTVFPLSCFGPAILQLLQVSALTFDSSIDKDVRYAFLQASTISGILHASLYLDSIILPYYTGFDALVSSTFSGECPTCVCRKEVLVVGGRLITYRGWSLTTFLVIGVLCSRILCRVTGENKSRIMSIKTLLESLGLILITVDCIYLIRRSPEQSLMRIAAFGGVLVLICLQMIKKMSAQMIQWHSAHVKLDR
- the LOC118041162 gene encoding uncharacterized protein translates to MGIKRKKSESEAMEDYDDDVVVDKKEKKKMKKMEKEKEKKKEILPSMIKNKEKRSAVHAKLKHQKKVEKRKKLKARDAEEKRALELGEEPPPRKIPRTIENTREFDETVCKPDDELFAGNDADEFSSVLKRERNPKILITTSRFNSTRGPAFISELLEVIPNAHYYKRGTYDLKKIVEYAKKQDFTSLIVVHTNRREPDALLIIGLPDGPTAHFKLSRLVLRKEIKNHGNPTSHEPELVLTNFTTCLGHRIGRLIQSLFPQEPNFRGRRVVTFHNQRDYIFFRHHRYIFETKESKQSDSKVKNRKDGKGEKNTQQKVIARLQECGPRFTLKLRSLQHETFDTKGGEYEWVHKPEMDTSRRRFFL